One genomic region from Strix uralensis isolate ZFMK-TIS-50842 chromosome 5, bStrUra1, whole genome shotgun sequence encodes:
- the ZBED4 gene encoding zinc finger BED domain-containing protein 4, whose amino-acid sequence MDKSKTGSPSMDGNFVLGKINNLKVEQEEDSINCTLERMDIKTEQDDFKHVDSSDEQEDKEKNFITNNPGKYLSTENEDDYGSLFSQYSSTLYDVAMEAVTQSLLSSRNISSRKKSPAWNHFFISPRDSTKAICMYCMKEFSRGKNEKDLSTSCLMRHVRRAHPTVLIQENGSMPGISSFSSPTLLLPPQSADVGDLSSMLSPIKLVKKMASKIPSPDRIIEESVSIVSSEEISDISVSEKCSKEVMVGSSPQLPNNQYDDTLENVAEKTVVIPKSTSGSRRRSAVWKHFYLSPLDNSKAVCIHCMNEFSRGKNGKDLGTSCLIRHMWRAHRSIVLQENGGGTSIPPLYTAPPTLLPSLLPSDSDLNSMSSSPGKLMKESTSVSSSPDRISEEIHTNISSGDALVEDSMLSSSDDIGEVSFVSSPEKQCEGLGPLIFEPTAVFQQNKRIMKRLKSEVWHHFSLSPADSLKAVCRYCSCMISRGKKGDVGTSCLMRHLYRRHPDVIGNQKSFLDVSLANSPYATLASAECSSSKLTDLPTMVTHDNQIIFPVNSKKTSKLWNHFSICSADSTKVICMHCGRTISRGKKPTNLGTSCLLRHLQRFHNNVLKTDVSETVLSSSTDNHMPLSTELLGSSNFDETNDKFCDSHPVAKKITSLVAEMIALDLQPYSFVDNIGFNRLLEYLQPQYSLPSPSYFSRTAIPDMYDNVKQIIISHLKEAESGVIHFTSGIWMSNQTREYLTLTAHWVTFESSFRPQCEDYHCSALLNVSQIDCDYNGISIQKQLEYWWETWITSIGLQIGITVTDNQSIEKTLNEGDHSSVQCFSHTVNIIVNEAIKSQRMVQNLLSIARKICERVHRSAKAKEKLAELQKEYELPQHQLIQDVPSKWNTSFHMLERLIEQKRAIDEMSIECSFRELISCDQWEVMQSVCHALKPFEAASREMSTHVSTLSQVIPMIHILNRKIEMLFEETMGIDTMLKSLKEAMVSRLSSTLHDPRYIFATLLDPRYKTSLFTEEEAEQYKQDLIRELEIMSSTSDDDKPVSNGCGIGSPSTNSYGEDNLWSLMGDMKKTKDLKERAKLPEEMVLSYLEEEVLEHNCDPLTYWNFKKSSWPVLSKLAVRFLGCPPSIVPSERLFNTSNESNNFSQSRLMIEHFEKLIFLKVNLPLIYFQY is encoded by the coding sequence ATGGACAAGAGTAAAACAGGTTCCCCCAGTATGGATGGTAATTTTGTATTGGGTAAAATCAATAACTTAAAAGTAGAGCAAGAGGAAGACAGCATTAACTGTACTCTAGAAAGAATGGATATAAAGACAGAACAAGATGATTTCAAACATGTGGACAGCAGTGATGAacaagaagacaaagaaaagaacTTCATTACCAACAACCCTGGCAAATATTTAtctacagaaaatgaagatgattATGGATCTCTTTTTTCTCAGTATAGTAGTACGCTGTATGATGTAGCAATGGAAGCTGTGACACAAAGCCTCCTTTCTAGCAGAAACATAAGCTCCAGAAAAAAATCACCTGCTTGGAACCATTTTTTTATATCTCCCAGAGATAGTACTAAAGCAATATGTATGTACTGTATGAAAGAATTTAGCAGGGGTAAAAATGAAAAGGACCTGAGTACAAGTTGTCTCATGAGACATGTGAGGAGAGCCCATCCCACTGTACTAATTCAAGAAAATGGAAGTATGCCAGGTATATCCTCCTTTTCTTCACCTACATTGTTACTGCCACCTCAGTCTGCAGATGTTGGAGATCTGAGTTCTATGTTATCGCCCATAAAACTAGTCAAGAAAATGGCCTCTAAAATACCGTCTCCAGATCGGATAATTGAGGAATCTGTTTCAAttgtttcttctgaagaaatATCAGATATCTCAGTTTCTGAAAAGTGCAGCAAAGAAGTCATGGTTGGGTCCTCTCCACAGCTACCCAACAACCAGTATGATGACACTCTGGAGAATGTAGCAGAAAAAACTGTTGTAATTCCAAAGAGCACATCAGGTTCCAGAAGAAGGTCTGCTGTCTGGAAACACTTTTATTTGTCACCTCTAGATAATTCTAAAGCTGTTTGCATCCATTGCATGAATGAATTcagtagaggaaaaaatggaaaagacttGGGAACGAGTTGTTTAATAAGACACATGTGGAGAGCCCATCGTTCCATTGTCCTGCAAGAGAATGGGGGTGGTACCAGCATACCACCTCTTTACACTGCACCTCCAACTTTGTTGCCTTCTTTACTACCTTCAGATAGTGATCTGAATTCTATGTCATCCTCTCCTGGAAAACTAATGAAAGAAtcaacttctgtttcttcttctccagACAGAATCTCTGAGGAGATCCATACTAATATCTCTTCTGGAGATGCTCTAGTGGAAGACTCAATGTTGTCATCTTCTGACGATATAGGTGAAGTCTCCTTTGTTTCATCTCCTGAGAAACAGTGTGAGGGACTAGGTCCACTAATATTTGAACCTACTgctgtatttcagcaaaataaaaggaTTATGAAAAGGCTTAAATCAGAAGTTTGGCACCACTTTTCACTGTCACCTGCAGACAGTCTAAAAGCAGTATGTAGATACTGCAGTTGTATGATAAGTCGCGGTAAGAAAGGAGATGTGGGCACAAGCTGCTTGATGAGACATCTATATAGACGTCATCCTGATGTAATTGGAAACCAAAAGAGCTTTCTTGATGTGAGTTTGGCAAATTCTCCTTACGCCACTTTGGCTTCTGCAGAATGTTCATCTTCAAAGTTGACTGACTTGCCTACAATGGTTACACATGATAATCAAATTATATTTCCTGTTAATAGTAAGAAGACCTCAAAACTGTGGAATCACTTTTCAATTTGTTCTGCAGATTCAACAAAAGTAATATGTATGCACTGTGGACGTACAATAAGTAGGGGGAAAAAGCCAACAAATCTAGGCACAAGTTGCCTTCTAAGACATTTGCAGCGGTTTCATAACAATGTATTGAAAACTGATGTCTCGGAGACAGTATTATCCTCATCTACGGATAATCACATGCCACTGAGCACAGAATTATTAGGATCTTCAAATTTTGATGAAACCAATGACAAGTTTTGTGACTCTCACCCAGTTGCCAAAAAAATCACAAGTCTTGTAGCCGAAATGATTGCACTTGACCTTCAGCCATATTCTTTTGTAGACAACATTGGCTTTAACAGGCTGCTTGAATATTTGCAACCTCAGTACTCTTTACCTTCTCCATCTTACTTTTCTAGGACAGCAATTCCAGATATGTATGATaatgtaaaacaaataattatttcacATCTTAAAGAAGCTGAAAGCGGAGTGATCCATTTTACGTCTGGAATATGGATGAGCAACCAAACACGAGAATATCTAACTCTGACAGCTCATTGGGTAACATTTGAGTCTTCATTTCGACCACAGTGTGAGGATTACCATTGTTCAGCACTACTAAATGTATCACAGATTGATTGTGACTACAATGGAATCAGTATTCAAAAGCAGTTAGAGTACTGGTGGGAAACATGGATTACTTCCATTGGCCTTCAGATTGGGATTACTGTTACTGATAATCAGAGCATAGAGAAAACTTTAAATGAAGGTGATCATTCAAGTGTACAATGTTTTAGTCACACTGTTAACATCATTGTAAATGAGGCTATTAAAAGCCAGAGAATGGTTCAGAATTTGCTTAGTATTGCAAGAAAGATCTGTGAACGTGTCCATCGATCAGcaaaagcaaaagagaagttaGCTGAGTTGCAAAAAGAGTATGAATTGCCTCAGCATCAGCTAATACAAGATGTTCCATCAAAGTGGAATACATCATTTCATATGCTTGAACGTCTTATCGAACAGAAAAGAGCAATTGATGAAATGTCAATAGAGTGCAGCTTTCGGGAGCTAATAAGTTGTGATCAGTGGGAAGTCATGCAGTCAGTGTGTCATGCTCTCAAACCTTTCGAAGCTGCAAGTAGGGAGATGAGTACACACGTGTCTACTCTAAGCCAAGTGATTCCAATGATACATATACTTAACAGGAAAATAGAAATGCTGTTTGAGGAAACAATGGGCATAGATACTATGCTGAAATCTTTGAAAGAAGCTATGGTGAGTAGATTGTCCTCCACCCTTCATGATCCAAGGTACATTTTTGCTACACTTCTGGATCCCCGGTATAAGACATCCTTATTtacagaagaggaggctgaacaATATAAACAAGACTTAATCAGGGAGCTGGAAATAATGAGTTCTACCTCAGATGATGATAAACCTGTTTCCAATGGATGTGGTATAGGTTCACCATCTACAAATTCATATGGGGAAGATAATCTTTGGTCACTCATGGGtgacatgaagaaaacaaaagacctGAAGGAGAGAGCAAAGTTACCAGAGGAAATGGTGCTTTCTTACTTGGAGGAAGAAGTGCTTGAGCATAACTGTGATCCTCTAACTTACTGGAACTTTAAGAAGTCATCTTGGCCAGTACTGTCAAAATTGGCTGTCAGGTTCTTGGGTTGTCCACCAAGCATTGTTCCTTCAGAGAGATTGTTCAATACATCTAATGAAAGCAACAACTTTAGTCAGTCAAGGTTAATGATTGAACACTTTGAAAAGCTTATCTTTTTGAAAGTGAATCTTCCTTTAATATACTTCCAGTATTGA